The proteins below come from a single Malus sylvestris chromosome 3, drMalSylv7.2, whole genome shotgun sequence genomic window:
- the LOC126616776 gene encoding protein LONGIFOLIA 1, with amino-acid sequence MTTGRMVQEQNLEKHIKKQMGCMAGFLHIFDRHQLLNAKRLPSSVTVVSSPESESATSPEISKELEKQPQNKTAPSPDRSKQSPSPMTDLRPPSPETRAPSSPEPYPKSPLPLPVFEFKEGTRSSWKFSREAPRLSLDSRATVDAKGSLYPREIRTNAAILTASRSSNVDGGSDRDKQHRSPSVIARLMGLEPIQQSNPEPIKLRRSASESRVNRDLNPYRFVDGNNFQQKQPPQQNVQSHNFSGNAGKDDRSSNRGTSPRQPDPKNNAKAQSKGMAQRKCFYDSADFFPEPKQSVSVYKEIEKRLKMRGIDEASKDLETLKQILEALQLKGLLHSRKASNQINSRNFVYDRSFESPIVVMKPSRSPSSTHRAARFGNESPPPSSGIRSRAGVRRNGEVSPAVSPRRNLPENVRSQTRGRSPAAREGGVRSPSRRGGPSSIETQRKGNDSVEHRRVSPVQSPKISSRRPDQTAANRSPRNIKKPTVEIAPKEEKVFHRAEDEYSTTMSESSISNSTSSQADTERWKAEEYKERRSSLERCDKLLHSIAELQPSPVSVLDSSFYKEESSPSPVMKRCIDLKVEMEDIWGEATWGAESEIEDGDFVYVSEILRASNYLPEDSDIFLLLEKKQHFKGKDTSKESTLERRLIFDTVTEILNRNRRLPPWKAVSWQTSLPEIWSEFRRIRERDESEELFEVICGVLKKDLAGDSINGWGDCSIEMSDAVLDIERLIFKDLIGETIRDLAAFPSNYSKVSAPCRKLVF; translated from the exons ATGACGACTGGAAGAATGGTGCAAGAACAGAACCTGGAGAAGCACATAAAGAAACAGATGGGGTGCATGGCTGGCTTCCTCCATATCTTCGATCGCCACCAGCTTCTCAACGCCAAACGCCTCCCTTCCTCGGTG ACGGTGGTGTCGTCGCCAGAGTCGGAGTCGGCCACATCGCCGGAGATATCCAAAGAATTGGAAAAACAACCGCAGAACAAGACGGCACCGTCTCCAGACCGATCGAAGCAATCTCCATCTCCGATGACGGATCTCCGACCTCCGTCACCGGAAACTCGCGCCCCTTCGTCGCCGGAACCTTATCCGAAATCTCCTCTTCCGCTTCCAGTTTTCGAGTTCAAAGAAGGCACGAGGTCGTCGTGGAAGTTTTCCAGAGAAGCCCCGAGGCTCTCACTCGATAGCAGAGCCACCGTCGACGCCAAAGGAAGCCTATACCCGAGGGAGATCCGAACAAACGCCGCCATACTAACTGCGAGTCGAAGCTCCAACGTCGACGGAGGAAGTGATAGAGATAAGCAACACCGATCGCCCAGCGTTATTGCGAGGCTAATGGGACTTGAACCAATACAGCAGTCAAATCCTGAACCGATTAAGCTCCGGAGATCCGCGTCCGAGTCCAGAGTGAACCGAGATCTGAACCCGTACCGGTTCGTCGACGGAAACAATTTCCAGCAGAAGCAACCGCCGCAACAGAATGTGCAGAGCCATAATTTTTCCGGCAATGCAGGCAAAGACGACCGGAGCTCCAATCGGGGCACCAGTCCGAGGCAGCCAGATCCGAAGAACAATGCGAAGGCTCAGAGCAAAGGAATGGCGCAGAGGAAGTGCTTCTACGACTCGGCGGACTTCTTCCCAGAGCCGAAGCAGAGCGTCTCTGTATACAAGGAGATTGAGAAGAGGTTGAAGATGCGAGGAATCGACGAGGCGTCGAAAGATTTGGAGACGTTGAAGCAAATCCTCGAAGCTCTGCAGCTCAAAGGCCTCCTGCACTCCAGGAAAGCTTCCAATCAGATTAATTCCAGAAACTTCGTCTACGATCGGAGCTTCGAATCGCCGATTGTGGTAATGAAGCCGTCCAGATCGCCGAGCTCGACTCACCGTGCGGCCAGATTCGGAAACGAGTCGCCGCCGCCGAGTTCGGGGATCAGGTCTAGGGCAGGAGTTCGCCGGAACGGCGAGGTGTCGCCGGCGGTGAGCCCGAGGCGCAACCTGCCGGAGAATGTACGGAGCCAGACCAGAGGGAGGAGCCCGGCAGCGCGCGAGGGCGGCGTAAGGAGTCCGAGTAGGAGAGGAGGACCGTCATCGATCGAAACGCAGCGGAAGGGGAATGATTCGGTGGAGCACAGGAGAGTGTCTCCAGTGCAGTCGCCTAAAATCAGTTCAAGAAGACCAGACCAAACGGCGGCGAATCGATCTCCCAGGAACATCAAGAAACCAACGGTTGAGATTGCTCCCAAGGAGGAAAAGGTATTTCATCGGGCGGAGGACGAATATTCCACCACCATGTCAGAGAGCAGCATTAGCAATAGCACCTCTTCACAAGCCGACACGGAG AGGTGGAAGGCGGAGGAGTACAAAGAACGGAGGAGCTCGTTGGAGAGGTGCGATAAGCTGCTTCACAGCATAGCTGAGTTGCAACCGAGTCCTGTCTCGGTGCTCGACTCCTCGTtttacaaagaggaatcttcgCCTTCGCCAGTCATGAAACGCTGCATTGATTTGAAAG TTGAAATGGAAGACATTTGGGGGGAGGCAACGTGGGGAGCCGAGTCCGAAATCGAAGACGGGGATTTCGTCTATGTATCGGAGATCCTTCGGGCTTCCAATTACTTGCCGGAAGACTCCGACATTTTCCTATTACTAGAGAAGAAGCAACATTTCAAGGGAAAGGACACCTCCAAAGAGTCAACACTCGAGAGAAGGCTTATTTTCGACACCGTCACCGAAATTCTCAACCGAAACCGCCGATTGCCGCCGTGGAAGGCGGTCTCGTGGCAGACTTCGTTGCCCGAAATTTGGTCGGAGTTTCGGAGAATCCGGGAGAGGGACGAGTCCGAGGAATTGTTCGAGGTCATATGCGGGGTGTTGAAAAAGGACCTTGCAGGCGACTCAATCAACGGATGGGGAGATTGTTCGATCGAAATGTCCGACGCCGTTTTGGACATCGAACGGCTCATCTTCAAGGACTTGATCGGCGAAACGATCCGAGATCTCGCTGCTTTTCCCTCCAACTATAGTAAAGTTTCGGCGCCTTGTAGGAAGTTGGTCTTCTAA